The following are from one region of the Synechococcus sp. CBW1108 genome:
- a CDS encoding polysaccharide biosynthesis tyrosine autokinase, whose product MSQVSGSDETPTESEGLNLGELWQAVRRRRRLALLVGTVVAASAFGSTLWERTFSPIYQGSFQLLISDPISTGDGAGAEGGTVETLARNRTSIDFPSLVETLRSPMVLDPLRRQLGPAGGLLGAAQVSQVAEGVLSVSLSGSKPSEIQAALDSLSAAYLNFAIDQRQRQLNEGLKFLDEQEPKLQFTVNQLQGQLAAFRRRYNLLDPEIEAGALKTESSGFDGVERELDAERSRLEKLRQGVVAGTLTSSGFSTASDSGVTVTQANGDLLAQLQGVEEQLSLARSTYRSDTPRMQSLTALRARLAGQLRSNQLEAIDTALKLNAARASTLAGQRRQVDRRFLKQPALIKDYEQIQQRLTVAQQNLTNFLTTRSTFQLERAQKSVPWTLLSPPAVDGNPVAPKLRQGLTKAILFGLIAGMGAAILRDRFDHVFRRSGEVRDQLKLPLLGHIPHLPFFQGVAETGRFQVEELDRDSASLGSMAGPYLTGSTPGAQVYQRFAYKEAFRNLYTSLRFLSTDQKLLTVGLTSSTPGEGKSLVNVLLAKTVSEMGQRVLLIDADMRKPQVHLRLGLNNLLGLSSLLTEDDHWGKALVPVPGYENWWVIPAGRRPPDPTRLLSADRMKELIRDISQSGQFDLILFDTPPVLGMADTALLTQHLDGLILLVSLDGVDRNLPKEALARISATGAPLLGLITNAIKEEETSPNETLYQRYGYAEADGEPDHAQIPASSAGWMPSQLLTLRKRGKALLHWIDG is encoded by the coding sequence GTGAGTCAAGTCTCTGGCTCGGATGAAACCCCGACCGAATCGGAGGGATTAAATCTGGGTGAGCTCTGGCAAGCCGTGCGCCGCAGGCGACGTCTGGCCCTGTTGGTTGGGACGGTAGTGGCCGCCAGCGCCTTTGGCTCAACCCTCTGGGAGAGGACCTTCTCGCCCATCTACCAGGGTAGCTTTCAGTTGTTGATCAGTGACCCCATCAGCACTGGGGATGGTGCTGGCGCCGAAGGTGGCACGGTTGAAACTTTGGCTCGCAACCGCACCAGCATTGACTTCCCCTCCCTGGTGGAAACCCTGCGGAGCCCGATGGTTCTCGACCCCCTGCGCCGTCAGCTCGGGCCAGCCGGGGGGCTGCTCGGTGCAGCCCAGGTGAGCCAGGTAGCGGAAGGAGTCTTGTCAGTATCGCTCTCTGGCAGTAAGCCGAGCGAGATCCAAGCAGCCCTCGACAGCCTCAGCGCGGCCTATCTGAATTTCGCCATTGATCAGCGCCAGCGTCAGCTTAATGAGGGCCTCAAGTTCCTCGATGAGCAGGAACCAAAGCTCCAGTTCACCGTCAACCAGCTCCAGGGTCAACTGGCCGCCTTCCGGCGGCGCTACAACCTGCTCGACCCGGAGATCGAGGCCGGCGCACTTAAAACCGAATCATCTGGTTTTGACGGTGTGGAGCGGGAGCTGGATGCTGAACGCAGCCGCCTTGAGAAGTTGCGCCAAGGAGTGGTGGCGGGCACCCTCACCTCCTCCGGCTTCAGTACCGCTTCAGATTCAGGGGTCACCGTCACCCAGGCAAACGGCGACCTTCTGGCCCAGTTGCAGGGCGTCGAGGAGCAACTCAGCCTGGCCCGCTCCACCTATCGAAGCGATACGCCCCGCATGCAGAGCCTTACGGCCCTGCGCGCCCGCCTGGCAGGCCAGTTGCGCAGCAACCAGCTCGAAGCTATTGATACGGCCCTCAAGCTCAATGCCGCCCGGGCCAGCACCCTTGCAGGCCAACGCCGCCAGGTTGATCGCAGGTTCCTGAAGCAACCGGCCCTGATCAAGGATTACGAACAGATCCAGCAGCGGCTCACGGTTGCCCAGCAGAACCTTACCAACTTCCTCACCACCCGCTCCACCTTCCAGCTGGAGCGGGCCCAGAAGTCGGTGCCCTGGACTTTGCTCTCGCCGCCCGCTGTGGATGGCAATCCGGTTGCCCCCAAGTTGCGCCAAGGCCTAACGAAGGCTATATTATTCGGCTTAATTGCAGGGATGGGAGCGGCGATCCTGCGCGATCGCTTCGACCACGTCTTTCGCCGTTCTGGCGAGGTGCGTGATCAGCTCAAGTTGCCCCTGCTGGGCCATATTCCCCACCTGCCCTTCTTCCAAGGTGTGGCGGAGACTGGGCGCTTTCAGGTGGAAGAACTCGATAGGGATTCGGCGAGCCTTGGCTCGATGGCTGGCCCCTATCTGACCGGCTCAACTCCAGGAGCGCAGGTTTACCAGCGCTTCGCCTATAAGGAGGCCTTTCGAAACCTCTACACCTCCCTTCGCTTCCTCAGCACAGACCAAAAGCTACTCACTGTGGGTCTCACCAGTTCGACTCCTGGCGAAGGCAAGAGCCTGGTGAACGTATTGCTGGCTAAAACAGTCTCTGAAATGGGCCAACGGGTGCTGTTGATTGATGCCGATATGCGCAAGCCCCAAGTCCATCTCCGTCTTGGTCTCAACAATCTGCTGGGTCTCTCCAGTCTGCTGACTGAAGATGACCATTGGGGTAAGGCCTTGGTGCCTGTTCCGGGCTATGAAAACTGGTGGGTTATTCCTGCCGGTCGCCGACCGCCCGATCCCACCCGCCTGCTCAGCGCTGATCGCATGAAGGAACTAATTCGAGATATTAGCCAGTCGGGCCAATTTGATCTGATCCTGTTCGACACCCCCCCGGTCCTAGGCATGGCCGATACTGCCCTGCTGACCCAGCACCTCGACGGTCTGATCCTGCTGGTGTCCCTTGACGGGGTTGATCGGAACCTGCCTAAGGAGGCCCTCGCTAGGATCAGTGCAACGGGGGCGCCCTTGCTTGGACTAATAACTAATGCTATTAAAGAGGAGGAAACGTCTCCAAATGAAACCCTATATCAAAGATATGGCTATGCTGAAGCTGATGGAGAACCAGATCATGCCCAAATTCCGGCCTCTTCAGCTGGTTGGATGCCGTCCCAGCTCCTCACGCTGCGCAAGCGGGGCAAGGCTCTGCTGCACTGGATCGATGGCTAG
- a CDS encoding SLBB domain-containing protein yields the protein MLSGDQEDAYILGPGDSLSLRFLAATELSGPFNLLSDGTASLPLLGNVRLTGLTLSQASQWLETLYKRQLLRPELQLSVVTPRPLRVALVGQVSHPGLYTLSQASNESRGDVAVSNEGLPTLVDAIAKAGGITSDADLRSVMLQRRLPGEAGAYKRTRLNLLALILEGDQQQNPLLFDGDTIRIEAATEPVPEMIELSSTTLAPQDITVNVVGEVKGAGRVQVPANTPLVQAVLAAGGPIAWRANRGDVELVRINRNGTATRKKFALDLSQGASNSKNPPLRDGDTVVVNRSGLAVTSDALTAVVTPLSPILGILGFIEVVNNR from the coding sequence ATGCTGTCTGGCGATCAGGAAGATGCATACATCCTAGGGCCGGGGGATTCCCTCTCGCTGCGCTTCTTGGCGGCAACGGAACTATCAGGGCCGTTCAACCTGCTCAGCGATGGCACCGCCAGTTTGCCCCTGCTCGGCAACGTGCGACTTACGGGTCTGACCCTTTCCCAGGCCAGCCAGTGGCTGGAAACCCTTTATAAACGCCAGTTACTGCGTCCAGAATTGCAGCTTTCGGTGGTCACCCCCAGACCACTGCGCGTGGCACTGGTGGGCCAGGTATCCCATCCGGGCCTCTACACACTTTCGCAAGCTAGTAATGAATCTCGAGGGGACGTTGCCGTTAGCAATGAGGGCCTGCCAACCTTGGTGGATGCCATCGCCAAGGCAGGCGGCATCACGTCCGACGCCGACCTGCGCAGCGTAATGTTGCAACGGCGCCTGCCTGGGGAGGCAGGAGCTTACAAGCGCACCCGGCTCAATCTGTTGGCCCTGATCCTCGAGGGTGACCAACAGCAGAATCCCCTCCTATTTGATGGCGACACTATTCGGATCGAAGCGGCGACCGAGCCCGTGCCCGAAATGATCGAACTCTCCTCCACAACCCTGGCTCCTCAAGACATCACAGTGAACGTGGTTGGCGAGGTGAAAGGCGCCGGCCGCGTTCAGGTGCCGGCCAACACCCCCTTGGTGCAGGCGGTGTTGGCGGCAGGCGGGCCAATCGCATGGCGGGCCAATCGGGGCGATGTGGAATTAGTGCGGATCAACCGCAACGGCACGGCCACCCGTAAGAAATTTGCCCTCGACCTGAGCCAGGGTGCATCTAACAGCAAGAATCCGCCCCTACGCGATGGCGATACCGTAGTGGTGAATCGCAGCGGGCTTGCTGTGACC